Proteins from a single region of Gossypium arboreum isolate Shixiya-1 chromosome 1, ASM2569848v2, whole genome shotgun sequence:
- the LOC108482010 gene encoding uncharacterized protein LOC108482010, protein MTSFSGLGIGLSLVFGCLFLALVAELYYLLWWKKKRIVSSSQVEDDYSKYAKELIHLFCWKKSSPLHAPSTHGDLGINAVVEPDLEHGSTKDLLLKGFGEEGVESELMRLHNLAGPPRFLFTINEETKEDLDSEDGRSKGEKSRKGSRTRSLSDLMLTIDTPLASPPPLNPLDSYHHQGFNPLFESSTDGGGELNKLRPSSSSSPPPKFKFLRDAEEKLLRKLMVLEAEKRVHRNGGSFQDSGVKAAILADEIIEGSFLKFIVGEPLQYLPQYPSTSSQILPLPSSPSSFRPLDKKDKYAFGS, encoded by the coding sequence atgacatcttttagtGGATTAGGGATAGGTTTAAGCTTAGTTTTTGGTTGTCTCTTTTTGGCACTTGTTGCTGAGCTTTACTATTTGCTTTGGTGGAAGAAGAAGAGAATTGTTAGCAGCTCACAGGTTGAAGATGATTATAGCAAATATGCAAAGGAACTCATTCACCTTTTCTGCTGGAAAAAGTCTTCTCCTTTGCATGCACCATCCACCCATGGAGACTTAGGCATTAATGCGGTTGTAGAGCCAGATTTGGAGCATGGTTCAACCAAGGATTTGCTGCTAAAGGGGTTTGGTGAAGAAGGTGTTGAATCAGAGCTCATGAGGCTCCACAACCTTGCTGGTCCACCAAGATTCCTCTTCACTATCAATGAAGAAACAAAGGAAGACCTTGACTCAGAAGATGGGAGGTCTAAAGGTGAAAAGAGCAGGAAAGGATCAAGAACAAGGAGCCTGAGTGACCTCATGTTAACCATTGACACCCCTTTGGCTTCTCCTCCACCATTGAACCCCTTAGATTCTTACCACCACCAAGGATTCAACCCTCTCTTTGAATCATCAACAGATGGTGGTGGTGAGTTAAACAAGCTGAgaccttcttcttcttcatcacccCCTCCAAAGTTCAAGTTCTTGAGGGATGCAGAAGAGAAACTTCTGAGGAAATTGATGGTGCTTGAAGCTGAGAAAAGGGTACATAGAAATGGAGGTAGTTTTCAAGATTCTGGTGTTAAAGCAGCAATTTTAGCAGATGAGATAATAGAAGGGTCTTTCTTAAAATTCATTGTAGGGGAACCACTCCAGTATTTGCCACAGTACCCTTCAACTTCTTCTCAGATACTGCCATTGCCTTCTTCTCCTTCATCATTCAGACCACTAGACAAGAAAGACAAGTATGCATTTGGTTCCTGA